In Thalassospira marina, the following are encoded in one genomic region:
- a CDS encoding M20 family metallopeptidase, giving the protein MTTREQAIERITRYFDDGDFLRELTALVEIPSESQNPARAAELQRYIDEQMIPMLGAMEFTTRVLENPKAGFGPFLFAERHEGDDLPTILTYGHGDVILGQEGEWREGLAPFKITVEGDRIYGRGTADNKGQHCINLAALRAVIAERGRLGFNCKVIIETGEETGSPGLAEIFEQNKELFSADVLIASDGPRLSADRPTMFMGSRGAINFSLSLKYREGGHHSGNWGGLLKDPGMVLSHALTTITDVRGQIQIPEWRPDSLTAPVRKALEDCAITENPTGPKIDPDWGEESLSLAEKVFGWNSFAILAMKSGNPEKPVNAIAPWAIAHCQLRYVVGTDPDDILPALRRHLDKHGFTDIEIIPAEKGFFQATRLDPDHPWVSWTRESIMRTTGKSPAILPNLGGSLPNETFAYILGMPTVWIPHSYAACSQHAPNEHILKGLSREALQIMAGVFWDIGENAPDVK; this is encoded by the coding sequence TGATGAACAGATGATTCCGATGCTGGGCGCGATGGAATTTACCACCCGCGTTCTTGAAAACCCCAAAGCCGGATTTGGCCCGTTTCTGTTTGCTGAACGCCACGAAGGCGACGATCTACCCACCATCCTGACCTATGGCCATGGTGATGTGATTTTGGGGCAGGAAGGCGAATGGCGCGAAGGCCTGGCACCGTTCAAAATCACGGTTGAAGGGGATCGTATTTATGGCCGTGGCACGGCCGATAACAAGGGCCAGCATTGCATCAATCTTGCGGCATTGCGTGCTGTTATCGCGGAACGCGGGCGGCTTGGTTTTAACTGCAAAGTGATTATTGAAACCGGTGAAGAAACCGGGTCCCCCGGCCTAGCCGAAATTTTCGAGCAGAATAAAGAGCTGTTTTCCGCCGATGTTTTGATTGCATCCGATGGCCCGCGCCTGAGTGCGGATCGCCCGACCATGTTTATGGGGTCGCGCGGGGCTATCAATTTTTCGCTGTCGCTGAAGTATCGTGAAGGCGGCCATCATTCGGGCAATTGGGGGGGGCTGTTAAAAGACCCCGGCATGGTTTTATCCCATGCCTTAACAACAATTACCGATGTGCGCGGCCAAATCCAGATCCCGGAATGGCGGCCAGACAGCCTGACCGCACCGGTCCGCAAAGCCCTTGAAGATTGTGCGATTACTGAAAACCCGACCGGCCCGAAAATAGACCCGGATTGGGGCGAAGAAAGCCTGAGCCTGGCTGAAAAGGTTTTTGGCTGGAACAGCTTTGCCATTCTGGCAATGAAAAGCGGTAACCCGGAGAAGCCGGTAAATGCCATTGCCCCGTGGGCGATTGCGCATTGCCAGCTGCGCTATGTTGTGGGTACCGACCCGGATGATATTTTGCCTGCATTGCGCCGCCATCTTGATAAACATGGCTTTACCGATATTGAAATTATTCCGGCGGAAAAGGGCTTCTTCCAGGCCACCCGCCTGGATCCGGATCATCCGTGGGTATCGTGGACGCGGGAATCAATCATGCGGACCACGGGCAAATCCCCCGCCATTTTGCCCAACCTTGGCGGATCGCTACCTAATGAAACCTTTGCCTATATTCTGGGCATGCCAACCGTGTGGATCCCGCATTCCTATGCCGCCTGTTCGCAGCATGCACCAAACGAACATATCCTGAAGGGCCTTAGCCGCGAAGCCCTGCAGATTATGGCCGGTGTTTTCTGGGATATTGGCGAAAACGCACCTGATGTGAAATAG
- a CDS encoding L-fuconate dehydratase: MSPVITGIKAIDIRFPTSRQLDGSDAMNKDPDYSAAYVIIETDQPGLSGHGLTFTIGRGNDVCVAAINAMSHLLVGKSLGVLTANMGQTWRDLTGDSQLRWLGPDKGVMHLATGAVVNAIWDMWGKAAGKPVWQLVAEMTPEQFVECVDFRYLTNALTRDEALEILRAAEPGKQARIDEMRNQGYPAYTTSAGWLGYSDEKLRRLCQEAIDAGWTHIKLKVGLDVEDDRRRLAIARDVIGPDRKLMVDANQNWEVSQAISWMKQLAEFAPWFIEEPTSPDDILGHKQIREGISPIRVATGEHCQNRIIFKQFLQADAIDVVQIDSCRVGGVNEIMAILLMAKKFNKPVCPHAGGVGLCEYVQHLSMIDYICVSATLEDRVLEYVDHLHEHFETPCIIRNGRYIAPTAPGFSITMKPQSIQDHTFPDGRVWQEETAS, from the coding sequence ATGAGTCCGGTTATCACAGGGATCAAGGCAATCGATATCCGTTTTCCGACATCGCGTCAGCTTGACGGGTCGGATGCAATGAACAAGGACCCGGATTATTCTGCTGCCTATGTCATTATTGAAACCGACCAGCCCGGTCTTTCCGGCCACGGCCTGACATTTACCATCGGCCGGGGCAATGATGTGTGTGTTGCCGCCATCAATGCCATGTCGCATCTGTTAGTCGGCAAATCGCTTGGTGTTTTAACCGCCAATATGGGGCAAACCTGGCGCGATCTGACGGGCGATAGCCAGTTACGCTGGCTTGGCCCGGATAAGGGTGTGATGCATCTGGCAACCGGTGCGGTTGTTAATGCGATTTGGGATATGTGGGGCAAGGCCGCGGGCAAACCCGTTTGGCAGCTTGTCGCCGAAATGACGCCGGAACAGTTCGTGGAATGTGTTGATTTCCGCTATCTGACCAACGCACTGACCCGTGATGAAGCCCTTGAAATTTTACGTGCTGCCGAACCGGGCAAACAGGCCCGCATCGATGAAATGCGCAATCAGGGTTACCCCGCCTACACCACATCGGCAGGCTGGCTGGGTTATAGTGATGAAAAACTGCGCCGCCTGTGCCAGGAAGCCATTGATGCCGGATGGACCCATATCAAACTGAAAGTCGGCCTTGATGTGGAAGATGACCGCCGCCGCCTTGCCATTGCACGCGATGTAATTGGCCCGGACCGCAAATTGATGGTCGATGCCAACCAGAACTGGGAAGTCTCCCAGGCCATTTCATGGATGAAGCAACTGGCCGAATTTGCCCCCTGGTTCATCGAAGAACCCACCAGCCCTGATGATATTCTGGGTCACAAGCAAATCCGCGAGGGGATTTCCCCCATTCGTGTCGCCACGGGCGAGCATTGCCAGAACCGCATCATCTTCAAACAGTTCCTGCAGGCCGATGCGATTGACGTGGTGCAGATCGACAGTTGCCGTGTGGGCGGCGTAAACGAAATCATGGCGATTTTGCTGATGGCCAAAAAATTCAACAAACCCGTCTGCCCCCATGCCGGCGGCGTTGGCCTGTGCGAATATGTCCAGCACCTTTCCATGATCGACTATATCTGTGTGTCTGCCACGCTCGAAGACCGTGTGCTGGAATATGTGGATCATCTGCACGAACATTTTGAAACCCCGTGCATCATCCGCAATGGCCGCTATATCGCGCCGACCGCACCGGGTTTCTCGATCACCATGAAGCCCCAAAGCATCCAGGACCACACCTTCCCTGACGGTCGTGTCTGGCAGGAAGAAACGGCGTCTTAA
- a CDS encoding IclR family transcriptional regulator, translated as MTDETKRTYKAPALEKGLEILEILAAERRPMSMGAIASALGRSKSEIFRMLSVLEQKGYLERRDGSELFHITNHLFELGMQVSPVSTLLEAALPQMRRLAARVGQSCHLAVPSRDQMVVIARVESPEAIGFSVRVGYRRSLADSGSGKVLLAWMSPERRAPLMEYFAERLGASFNAEVWEYELKAIRARGYVEVQSTATVGIIDVGAPVLQGEGGEILASLTIPYLGGPSTPYKVADTVPFIVETAQEITRLTGSHGGL; from the coding sequence ATGACCGACGAAACCAAACGCACATATAAGGCCCCCGCACTTGAGAAGGGCCTGGAGATTTTGGAAATTCTGGCAGCGGAACGCCGCCCCATGAGCATGGGGGCGATTGCCAGCGCCCTTGGCCGTTCCAAAAGCGAGATATTCCGCATGCTTTCGGTGCTGGAGCAAAAGGGCTATCTGGAACGGCGGGACGGGTCGGAACTGTTTCATATTACCAACCATCTGTTTGAACTGGGCATGCAGGTTTCGCCGGTTTCAACCTTGCTGGAAGCAGCCTTGCCGCAAATGCGGCGCCTGGCGGCACGGGTGGGGCAGTCCTGCCACCTTGCGGTGCCATCGCGTGATCAGATGGTGGTGATTGCCCGCGTTGAAAGCCCCGAAGCCATTGGTTTTTCGGTGCGTGTGGGGTATCGGCGCAGCCTTGCGGATTCCGGTTCGGGCAAGGTTTTACTGGCCTGGATGTCGCCCGAACGACGTGCACCATTGATGGAATATTTTGCCGAACGGCTGGGGGCGTCCTTTAATGCCGAAGTTTGGGAATATGAATTAAAAGCCATTCGGGCGCGGGGATATGTCGAGGTGCAAAGTACCGCGACTGTCGGCATTATCGACGTGGGTGCGCCTGTGTTGCAGGGCGAGGGTGGCGAGATTTTGGCCAGCCTGACCATTCCTTATCTGGGAGGGCCAAGCACACCCTATAAAGTGGCCGATACGGTGCCCTTTATTGTTGAGACTGCACAGGAAATAACCCGCCTGACCGGTTCGCATGGGGGGCTGTAG
- a CDS encoding aldo/keto reductase, with amino-acid sequence MARQKRQIGNTGLEVSVLGFGGAPLGNMYRPLDDAQARETLQVAWDAGFRYFDTAPRYGYGLSERRTGDFLRAQDEPYILSTKVGRLLHRIEGDIPADRPFVDALPFVEVYDYSYDAVMRSVEDSWQRLGLRRIDIAYIHDIGSLTHGVDAHPRLMRDAMEGGARALDELKKAGLIGAYGLGVNEWEVCLEALKSTDMDVFLLAGRYTLLEQEAQESFLPECLRRNASVVVGGAFNSGILVTGPKPGAKYDYENAPQHILERAQKIERICTDHGVPLPAAAIQFPLTHPAVVSVIPGASSPRHVTQAVEWAEMNIPSALWSDLRDQGLLRPDVPVPGEDLLAGGDAS; translated from the coding sequence ATGGCCCGTCAGAAGCGCCAAATTGGTAATACCGGTTTAGAGGTGAGTGTTCTTGGTTTTGGGGGTGCGCCGCTGGGCAATATGTATCGCCCGCTGGACGATGCGCAGGCCCGCGAAACCTTGCAGGTCGCCTGGGATGCTGGATTTCGCTATTTTGACACGGCCCCGCGATATGGTTATGGCCTGAGCGAACGGCGCACCGGTGATTTCCTGCGTGCGCAAGACGAGCCCTATATCCTGTCGACCAAAGTTGGCCGCCTGCTGCACCGGATTGAGGGTGACATCCCCGCCGACCGGCCCTTTGTTGATGCCCTGCCATTTGTTGAAGTTTACGATTACAGCTATGACGCGGTGATGCGCTCGGTCGAGGATAGCTGGCAGCGCCTTGGCCTGCGGCGCATTGATATTGCCTATATCCACGATATTGGCAGCCTGACCCACGGCGTTGATGCCCATCCGCGCCTGATGCGCGATGCCATGGAAGGCGGCGCACGCGCGCTTGACGAGCTTAAAAAGGCCGGATTGATTGGCGCTTATGGTTTGGGTGTCAATGAATGGGAAGTCTGCCTTGAAGCCCTGAAATCAACCGATATGGATGTGTTCTTGCTGGCCGGGCGTTATACGTTGCTGGAGCAGGAAGCACAGGAAAGTTTCCTGCCGGAATGTTTGCGGCGTAATGCATCGGTCGTGGTTGGGGGTGCATTTAATTCCGGCATTCTGGTGACCGGGCCAAAACCGGGTGCCAAATATGATTACGAAAATGCCCCGCAACATATTCTGGAACGCGCGCAGAAGATTGAACGGATTTGTACCGATCATGGCGTTCCGCTGCCAGCAGCGGCCATCCAATTCCCCTTGACCCATCCGGCGGTGGTGTCGGTTATTCCCGGTGCCAGTTCGCCGCGCCATGTGACCCAGGCGGTGGAATGGGCGGAAATGAACATTCCATCCGCCCTGTGGAGCGATTTGCGTGATCAGGGCCTGTTGCGGCCCGATGTGCCCGTGCCCGGCGAAGATTTGCTGGCCGGTGGGGATGCATCCTGA
- a CDS encoding amidohydrolase family protein: MSRDISLIDAHQHFWKIDRGDYGWITPDLSVLYRDFLPDDLKPILAGQGITRTVLVQAAPSTAETDFMLSLADAHDFIAGVVGWVDFEKPDAAIADIARWARNDKFVGVRPMMQDIEDADWMLRAEFLPVFEALIARNLAFDALVLPRHLANLHILARRFPHLRIVIDHAAKPKIRNGIHGPDAYVEWARMMGEFTPLKNVYCKVSGLLTEAAPHAGLHDLKPYLDHLPRVFGPDRLMWGSDWPVLGLAADYADWVKMTRQWLGTFAPKDIEKIAGKTATQFYRL; the protein is encoded by the coding sequence ATGTCGCGCGATATATCGCTGATTGATGCGCATCAGCATTTCTGGAAAATCGACCGTGGCGATTATGGCTGGATCACGCCAGACCTGTCGGTGCTGTATCGCGATTTTTTGCCCGATGACCTGAAACCGATCCTGGCAGGGCAGGGGATTACGCGAACGGTGCTGGTGCAAGCCGCCCCCAGCACGGCGGAAACCGATTTTATGCTGTCGCTGGCCGATGCGCATGACTTTATTGCCGGTGTGGTGGGCTGGGTTGATTTTGAAAAACCCGATGCCGCCATTGCCGATATTGCTCGCTGGGCGCGCAACGACAAATTTGTTGGCGTGCGGCCGATGATGCAGGATATCGAAGATGCGGACTGGATGCTGCGTGCGGAATTTTTGCCGGTTTTTGAAGCACTGATTGCGCGCAATCTGGCGTTTGATGCGCTGGTTTTACCACGTCATCTGGCGAATTTGCATATTCTGGCCCGGCGTTTTCCCCATTTGCGTATCGTGATCGACCATGCGGCGAAACCCAAAATTCGCAATGGTATTCATGGCCCCGATGCCTATGTCGAATGGGCACGTATGATGGGCGAATTCACCCCGCTTAAAAATGTTTATTGCAAGGTGTCGGGCCTGCTGACCGAGGCTGCACCCCATGCCGGTTTGCATGATCTGAAACCCTATCTTGACCATTTGCCGCGCGTTTTCGGGCCGGATCGCCTGATGTGGGGCAGTGACTGGCCGGTCCTGGGACTGGCAGCCGACTATGCCGACTGGGTGAAAATGACCCGGCAATGGCTGGGGACTTTTGCCCCCAAGGATATTGAAAAGATTGCCGGAAAAACGGCAACGCAATTTTACCGATTGTAA
- a CDS encoding ABC transporter substrate-binding protein: MSAVILFGAGTAAQAKDEVMGDFSGVTLKAKFIGGNQYEPLYSRITDWEKATGGKVEIISKKSHFEIDKEIKSDIAAGSTDWCVGYNHVSFAPQYTSLYTDLKPYIPQDTLDKFSPALIDAATINGELQMLPRAQFDVSALYYRKSLYADPAKQKAFKEKYGYDLTPPETFDQFKDQAIFFADPPNFYGTQYAGKEEAVVGRFYELLVANGGQMFDEDWKPTFNSEAGQQALQWFVDLYKAKAVPPGVLSYVWDDLGSGFASGSVALDLDWPGWAGYFNDPKQSKIAGDVGVVVQPKGSSGKRTGWSGMHGFSMTKDCDQKEAAASLIWFLTNHDSQLFEASKGPLPTRTQVWDDLIAQVKESGDGYRAEVLSAFQEASKHAFAVPKFPEWVESTNLIYPELQAAIVGDKTAKQALDEAAQRVGDMMADYGY; the protein is encoded by the coding sequence ATGAGCGCTGTCATCCTGTTTGGTGCAGGCACCGCCGCACAGGCCAAGGATGAAGTAATGGGGGATTTTTCAGGGGTGACCCTGAAGGCCAAATTTATTGGCGGAAACCAGTATGAACCGCTTTATTCCCGCATCACGGACTGGGAAAAAGCGACCGGTGGCAAAGTGGAAATCATTTCCAAGAAAAGCCATTTTGAAATCGACAAGGAAATCAAATCCGATATCGCGGCGGGTTCGACCGACTGGTGCGTGGGCTATAACCATGTCAGTTTTGCCCCGCAATATACCAGCCTTTATACCGACCTTAAGCCTTATATCCCGCAAGATACCCTTGATAAATTTTCGCCAGCCCTGATTGATGCGGCCACCATTAACGGCGAATTGCAGATGCTGCCGCGCGCGCAGTTTGATGTCAGCGCGCTTTATTATCGCAAAAGCCTGTATGCCGACCCCGCCAAACAAAAGGCATTCAAGGAAAAGTACGGTTATGATCTGACCCCGCCGGAAACCTTTGACCAGTTCAAGGACCAGGCGATTTTCTTTGCCGATCCGCCCAATTTTTATGGCACGCAATATGCGGGCAAGGAAGAAGCGGTTGTTGGCCGGTTTTACGAATTGCTGGTCGCCAATGGCGGGCAGATGTTTGACGAAGACTGGAAGCCGACCTTCAATTCCGAGGCGGGACAGCAGGCCCTGCAATGGTTTGTTGACCTTTATAAAGCCAAGGCCGTACCGCCCGGCGTGCTTTCCTATGTCTGGGATGATCTGGGCAGCGGGTTTGCCAGTGGTTCGGTGGCGCTTGACCTGGATTGGCCGGGCTGGGCGGGTTATTTCAACGATCCGAAACAGTCGAAAATTGCCGGTGATGTTGGCGTCGTCGTACAGCCCAAAGGCAGCAGCGGCAAACGTACCGGCTGGTCGGGCATGCATGGTTTTTCCATGACCAAGGATTGTGACCAGAAAGAAGCCGCGGCATCGTTGATCTGGTTTTTGACCAACCATGACAGCCAGCTTTTTGAAGCCTCCAAAGGCCCGCTTCCGACCCGCACCCAGGTTTGGGATGACCTGATTGCCCAGGTCAAGGAAAGTGGTGATGGCTACCGCGCCGAAGTGCTTTCGGCATTTCAGGAAGCATCCAAACACGCGTTTGCCGTGCCGAAATTCCCGGAATGGGTGGAAAGCACCAACCTGATTTATCCTGAATTGCAGGCGGCAATCGTGGGCGACAAAACCGCGAAACAGGCCCTGGATGAAGCAGCCCAGCGTGTCGGCGACATGATGGCTGATTACGGATACTGA
- a CDS encoding carbohydrate ABC transporter permease, which translates to MKRKFLSPPVLLLLPAIIIIAAVVLVPLLLSLYTSFTPFKLTRPDTLYRWIGVRNYARLFEDYYFWAAFLRTFVVLTIALNLEMLLGLGLALLVNKATMGQRALRTIMMFPMMFSPILVGFQFKFLFNDTVGLVNNALQSMGMERVIPWLVDEHLALFSILSAEIWSSTSVFAILILAGLMAIPRDPLEAAKVDGCTAWQTFRHITLPYLMPFMFIAMTIRSLDIARAYDIVQIMTAGGPARRTELLWTMISRSGYVDANMGLANAMAYISILLSIFFTFYFFRKLMAARRYMGGAQ; encoded by the coding sequence ATGAAACGCAAATTTCTCAGCCCGCCAGTTTTGCTGCTATTGCCTGCGATCATCATTATCGCGGCCGTGGTTCTGGTTCCGCTGCTTCTATCGCTTTATACCAGCTTTACGCCTTTCAAGCTGACGCGTCCCGATACGCTGTATCGCTGGATCGGGGTGCGCAACTATGCCCGCCTGTTTGAAGATTACTATTTCTGGGCAGCGTTTTTGCGCACCTTTGTTGTGCTGACCATTGCGCTGAACCTGGAAATGCTGCTGGGTCTTGGCCTGGCGCTGCTGGTGAACAAGGCCACCATGGGCCAGCGCGCCCTGCGGACCATCATGATGTTTCCCATGATGTTTTCGCCCATTCTGGTCGGTTTTCAGTTTAAATTTCTGTTCAATGACACGGTTGGTCTTGTCAATAATGCCCTGCAAAGCATGGGCATGGAACGGGTGATCCCGTGGCTGGTGGACGAACATCTGGCCCTGTTTTCGATCCTGAGTGCGGAAATCTGGTCTTCGACTTCGGTTTTTGCCATTCTGATTTTGGCAGGCCTGATGGCGATCCCGCGCGACCCGCTGGAAGCTGCCAAGGTGGATGGCTGCACGGCCTGGCAGACATTTCGCCATATCACCCTGCCATATCTGATGCCGTTCATGTTCATTGCCATGACCATTCGTTCGCTCGATATCGCGCGTGCCTATGACATTGTTCAGATCATGACAGCCGGTGGCCCGGCACGCCGGACCGAGCTTCTATGGACGATGATTTCGCGCTCGGGATATGTCGATGCCAATATGGGGCTGGCCAATGCCATGGCCTATATTTCGATCCTGCTGTCGATTTTCTTCACCTTTTATTTCTTCCGCAAACTAATGGCGGCACGTCGCTATATGGGGGGTGCGCAATGA
- a CDS encoding carbohydrate ABC transporter permease: MMVSHATRKVYLKWARWIGTFLAMSVICIPGLWIVLSSFRPNVEILAKPAIWIPQDLNFDHYAAIFSSDPGQGAVPVWSYFQNSLIIATTSTLIALLIGMAGGYAFARYSFKGKDTMFLGFMLSRTVPGIALSLPLFMVYARLGIIDTDFGMILIYVAMNLPFTIWLIDGFFRQVPQEMSQAAQIDGCTPWQAFWLVEFPLAKSGIASAGIFAFLTSWNEFALASQLTRSTGSKTLPVGLLDFTSEFTINWGGMCALAVIMIVPALLLTFIVQKHLVAGLTFGGVKG, translated from the coding sequence ATGATGGTTTCGCACGCAACGCGCAAGGTTTACCTGAAATGGGCGCGCTGGATCGGAACGTTTCTGGCAATGTCGGTCATTTGCATTCCGGGGCTTTGGATTGTGCTGTCGTCTTTCCGGCCCAATGTGGAAATTCTGGCAAAACCGGCAATCTGGATTCCGCAGGACCTTAATTTTGATCATTACGCCGCCATCTTCAGCTCCGATCCGGGGCAGGGTGCCGTGCCGGTCTGGAGCTATTTCCAGAATTCGCTGATCATTGCCACCACCAGCACCCTGATTGCCCTTCTGATTGGTATGGCTGGCGGTTACGCCTTTGCGCGCTATAGCTTCAAGGGCAAGGATACGATGTTTCTGGGCTTCATGCTGTCGCGTACGGTGCCGGGCATTGCGCTGTCTTTGCCGTTATTCATGGTTTATGCGCGCCTTGGCATTATCGATACCGATTTTGGCATGATCCTGATTTATGTGGCGATGAACCTGCCTTTTACCATCTGGCTGATTGACGGGTTTTTCCGCCAGGTGCCCCAGGAAATGAGCCAGGCCGCCCAGATTGATGGCTGCACCCCGTGGCAGGCCTTCTGGCTGGTGGAATTTCCGCTGGCAAAATCGGGCATCGCATCGGCCGGTATTTTTGCCTTTTTGACAAGCTGGAACGAATTTGCCCTGGCAAGCCAGCTTACCCGGTCAACGGGGTCAAAAACGCTGCCGGTCGGGCTTCTGGATTTCACATCGGAATTTACCATCAATTGGGGCGGAATGTGCGCGCTGGCGGTGATCATGATTGTACCCGCGCTGCTTCTGACCTTCATCGTGCAAAAACACCTTGTGGCCGGCCTGACCTTTGGCGGCGTCAAAGGCTGA
- a CDS encoding ABC transporter ATP-binding protein, with the protein MATVNLEKVVKRYGPIDVVHGIDLEIEHGEFVVLVGPSGCGKSTTLRMIAGLEEISDGAVKIGDRVVNDLPPRDRNVSMVFQNYALYPHMTVAENLGFSLKIAKRSQAEIDERVTEAATILGLGDMMDRLPGQLSGGQRQRVAMGRAIVRHPDVFLFDEPLSNLDAKLRTQMRTEIKKLHQKVQTTVIYVTHDQIEAMTLADRIVIMRGGHIEQVGSPMDIFHNPANLFVAQFIGSPPMNLAEGIVGSNGSLTLASGDVLQLAPDMAARVAEGTAVTLGIRAEDMAIEGHGRIGNHISTVKAQVNLTEPLGNESLVFFEHGGAEWVTRMFNPRDIAPGETITLHLNMESVHLFDKTSEKRL; encoded by the coding sequence ATGGCAACTGTTAATCTTGAAAAAGTCGTCAAGCGGTATGGGCCGATTGATGTTGTTCATGGCATCGACCTTGAAATCGAACATGGCGAATTTGTCGTGCTGGTCGGGCCTTCGGGCTGTGGTAAATCCACCACGCTGCGCATGATTGCCGGGCTTGAGGAAATTTCCGATGGTGCGGTAAAAATTGGCGACCGCGTGGTGAATGACCTGCCGCCGCGGGATCGCAATGTATCGATGGTGTTTCAGAATTACGCCCTTTATCCGCATATGACGGTGGCGGAAAATCTGGGTTTCAGCCTGAAAATTGCCAAGCGCAGCCAGGCCGAAATAGACGAACGCGTCACCGAGGCCGCCACCATTTTGGGCCTGGGCGATATGATGGATCGTTTGCCTGGCCAGCTTTCGGGCGGGCAGCGCCAGCGTGTTGCAATGGGCCGGGCGATTGTGCGCCACCCGGATGTGTTTTTGTTTGATGAACCGCTATCAAACCTGGATGCAAAATTGCGCACCCAGATGCGCACCGAAATCAAGAAATTGCACCAGAAGGTGCAAACCACCGTTATTTACGTGACCCACGACCAGATTGAGGCCATGACCCTTGCCGATCGCATTGTCATCATGCGGGGCGGGCATATCGAACAGGTCGGATCGCCGATGGATATTTTCCATAACCCGGCCAACCTGTTTGTCGCGCAATTCATCGGCAGCCCGCCAATGAACCTTGCCGAGGGCATTGTGGGTAGCAATGGCAGCCTGACCCTTGCCAGCGGGGATGTGTTGCAACTGGCCCCCGATATGGCGGCACGCGTGGCCGAGGGCACAGCCGTTACCCTGGGTATTCGCGCCGAAGACATGGCGATCGAGGGCCATGGCCGCATTGGCAACCATATCAGCACCGTAAAGGCGCAGGTGAATTTGACCGAGCCGCTGGGCAATGAAAGCCTGGTGTTTTTCGAACATGGCGGGGCTGAATGGGTAACACGCATGTTTAATCCGCGCGATATTGCGCCGGGTGAAACCATTACCCTGCATCTGAACATGGAAAGTGTTCACCTGTTTGACAAAACCAGCGAAAAGCGGCTGTAA
- a CDS encoding mandelate racemase/muconate lactonizing enzyme family protein, with the protein MAIITHVDIRMVDLKPKVVRQDAIQSFVSQETPIIRIFDADGVCGTGYSYTIGTGGSSVVALLRDHLAPQLIGRDAHDIEAIWRDLLFSTHATAVGAITSLALAAIDTALWDLQSRKTGIPLYQLAGGAKGKIPLYTTEGGWLQLETSQLVDDALAMKQQGFGGAKIKVGKPRAAEDVARLQAVREAVGHDFEIMTDANQGFDLSEAIRRARLFEAFDIAWFEEPLPADNVLAHQRLAAATTLPVAVGESMYSLGQFREYLALSACSIVQVDVARIGGITPWLKVAHLAESFDVAVCPHFLMELHVALCCAVPNSRWLEYIPQLDSLTHQGLRIENGHALPSDAPGLGIDWDWDAIAAGQLFTPIVIGK; encoded by the coding sequence ATGGCGATTATTACCCATGTCGATATCCGGATGGTGGACCTGAAGCCCAAAGTGGTGCGACAGGATGCCATCCAGTCCTTTGTCAGCCAGGAAACGCCGATTATCCGCATTTTTGATGCCGATGGCGTGTGTGGCACGGGCTATAGCTACACCATCGGAACGGGCGGATCATCGGTGGTTGCGCTGCTGCGTGACCATCTGGCACCGCAGCTTATTGGCCGGGATGCCCATGATATCGAGGCGATCTGGCGTGATCTGCTGTTTTCAACCCATGCAACGGCGGTGGGGGCGATAACCTCGCTGGCGCTGGCCGCGATTGATACCGCCCTTTGGGATTTGCAATCACGTAAAACCGGCATTCCGCTTTATCAGCTTGCCGGTGGGGCGAAGGGTAAAATCCCGCTTTACACCACCGAAGGCGGCTGGTTGCAGCTTGAAACATCGCAACTGGTTGATGATGCCCTTGCCATGAAACAGCAGGGTTTTGGTGGGGCAAAAATCAAGGTTGGCAAACCCCGCGCGGCCGAGGATGTAGCACGCCTGCAGGCCGTGCGCGAGGCGGTGGGCCATGACTTTGAAATCATGACCGATGCCAACCAGGGCTTTGACCTTTCCGAAGCAATACGTCGTGCCCGTCTTTTTGAAGCCTTTGACATTGCCTGGTTTGAAGAACCGTTACCAGCGGACAACGTTCTTGCCCATCAGCGCCTGGCGGCGGCAACGACCCTGCCGGTCGCGGTGGGCGAAAGCATGTATAGCCTGGGGCAGTTTCGCGAATATCTGGCGCTTTCGGCCTGCTCGATCGTGCAGGTTGATGTGGCGCGTATTGGCGGCATTACTCCCTGGCTAAAGGTGGCGCATCTGGCCGAAAGTTTTGATGTTGCCGTGTGCCCGCATTTCCTGATGGAATTGCATGTCGCGCTGTGTTGTGCCGTGCCCAACAGCCGCTGGCTGGAATATATCCCCCAGCTTGACAGCCTGACCCATCAGGGCCTGCGCATTGAAAACGGCCATGCCCTGCCGTCAGATGCGCCGGGACTGGGCATTGACTGGGACTGGGATGCAATAGCCGCCGGGCAGCTTTTTACCCCGATTGTGATTGGCAAGTGA